The following are from one region of the Lentimicrobiaceae bacterium genome:
- the prmA gene encoding 50S ribosomal protein L11 methyltransferase, translating to MEYIELKCSLAEGEAAFAEVIMAQLGELGFESFSETEDGLLAYIPAASFDPSVLNNEELWPEGVHVEYTWQTIADQNWNAVWESNFEPVTLAGRCHIRAPFHPEKPDMEYEIVIEPKMSFGTAHHETTALMIEHLLETNVENLAVLDMGCGTGVLAILASMRHAAAVTAIDNDEWAYNNSIENVEKNKSANISVYLGDAAMLNEMQFDLIIANINRNILLADIVHYRHCLKKNGVLLMSGFYDDDLPVITAEAALHGLSYKGHKERNKWVAARFDVVE from the coding sequence ATGGAATATATAGAACTTAAATGCAGCCTTGCTGAGGGTGAGGCTGCATTTGCTGAAGTGATTATGGCTCAACTCGGTGAGCTTGGTTTTGAAAGTTTCTCAGAAACAGAAGATGGCCTGTTGGCCTATATTCCGGCAGCTTCATTTGATCCTTCTGTTCTTAATAATGAAGAGCTTTGGCCTGAGGGTGTTCATGTGGAATACACCTGGCAAACAATCGCTGATCAAAACTGGAATGCTGTTTGGGAGTCGAATTTCGAACCCGTTACTTTGGCCGGCAGATGCCATATTCGTGCTCCTTTTCATCCTGAAAAGCCAGATATGGAATACGAAATTGTGATTGAACCTAAAATGTCGTTTGGCACTGCACATCACGAAACAACAGCACTGATGATTGAACATTTGCTTGAAACAAATGTAGAAAACCTCGCTGTACTTGACATGGGCTGTGGTACCGGTGTTTTGGCCATCCTGGCTTCTATGCGCCATGCAGCTGCAGTTACTGCCATTGATAATGATGAATGGGCGTATAACAACTCTATTGAGAATGTTGAGAAAAATAAATCGGCCAATATCAGCGTTTATTTAGGTGATGCAGCCATGTTGAATGAAATGCAGTTTGATTTGATAATTGCCAATATCAACCGCAATATTCTGTTGGCCGACATCGTGCATTATCGTCATTGCTTGAAAAAAAATGGCGTATTGCTGATGAGTGGTTTTTATGATGACGATTTACCTGTAATAACCGCAGAAGCCGCTTTGCACGGGCTTTCTTATAAAGGCCATAAAGAACGAAACAAATGGGTTGCTGCCCGGTTTGATGTGGTTGAGTAA